Below is a genomic region from Candidatus Eisenbacteria bacterium.
ACCAGATCGAACGGCCCGTCCGGCTCCCATGGCGCCGAAGCCGGCGACGTGAAGTCGCCGATCATGGTCCGCAGACGCTCTCCGACGCCGTTTCGATGCGCGTTTCGCGCGGCGAGCGCCACCGCGAGGGGCGAGCGGTCCACGGCGACGCCTTGCCAGCCCGGCAAGGCATGGAGCAGGGCGATCGCGATGGCGCCCGTGCCGGTGCCCAGGTCCAGGAGTCGGCGGGGGTCGGGTGCGCGCCCCCGATCCACCACATCTCCACCGAGTGCCTCCAGGACCGCCTCCACCAGCTCTTCGGTTTCAGGCCTCGGGATGAAGACGCCGGGCTCGACCTGGAGCGTGACGTGGTGGAAGGGCATTTCGCCCAGGATGAGCTGGAGGGGCTCGCGGCGCTCGCGGCGGCGCGTGAGAGCCTCCAGCGCGTCCTCCTGGGTGGGGTCGAGGAGAGCCGTCTTGTCCTTCCAGAGAGCCGAGACGGAGGTTTCGAGCGCGTGGGCGAGGAGCCACTCGGCTTCCTGGTTCGCCGGCTGGATGCCGGCGGCGCGGAGGCGGGTGCGGAGGCGCTCGAGCGCCTCGGCGCGGGTCACGACGGTGGAGCTCGCTACGCCGACGCGCCGGACGCGGCGAGGCGCTCGGCCTGCTCCGCGTTGAAGAGCCCGTCGATCAGCTCGTCGATATCGCCCTCGAGGACGTCGCCCAGCCGGTAGAGCGTGAGCCCGATCCGGTGATCGGTGACCCGGCCTTGCGGGAAGTTGTAGGTGCGGATCTTCGCGCTCCGGTCGCCGGAGGAGACCATGGACTTCCGGGTGGCGGCCATCTTGCGCTCCTGCTCCTGGATCTCCATGTCGAGGAGCCTTGCCCGGAGCACCTTCAAAGCCTTCGCCTTGTTCTTGAGCTGGGAGCGCTCGTCCTGGCACTGGACCACGATCCCCGTGGGGAGGTGCCGGATGCGAACGGCGGAGTCGGCGGTGTTGACGCTCTGGCCGCCCGGGCCGGACGAGCGGAAGACGTCGATCGAGAGGTCGCTCGGCTTGATCTCCACGTCGATCTCCTCCGCCTCCGGGAGCACCGCGACCGTGACCGCGGAGGTGTGGATGCGCCCGCTCGCCTCGGTCTCGGGCACGCGCTGCACGCGGTGGACGCCGCTCTCGTACTTGAACCGGCTGTACGCCCCCTCGCCGCTGATCGAGACGACGGCCTCCTTCATGCCGCCTCCCCCGGCCTCGCTCGTCGAGAGGAGCTCGGCGCGCCAGCCGTGGCGCTCGGCGTACTTCATGTAGAGGCGCAGGATCTCGGCCGCGAAGAGCGCGGCCTCTTCCCCGCCGGTGCCGGCGCGGATCTCCACGATCACGTTCTTGTGGTCGAGCGGATCGGGCGGCAGGAGGAGGCGCGGCAGCTCCTGCTCGAGCTTCGCGCGCTCCTGTTCGAGCTCCTCGATCTCGGCCTTCGCCATCGCGACGAGCTCCGCGTCCTTCTCGGTGCGCACGATCGCCGTGTCCTCGGCGATCCGGTGGAGCACGTCGTCGTAGCGGCGGGCGGCGGTGACCAGGGACTCGAGCGAGCTCCGCTCCTTGCTCACGCGCTTCAGCTCGGCGGGGTTGCTGACGATGGCGGGATCCGCGAGCTGGTTCGTCAGCTCCTCGAACCGGCTCTTCGCCTTCTCCAGGGCTTCACGCATGCGCGGGCAGCCTGCGGTTACAGCACCGCCCGAAGCGCGGCGATCGCGACCTCGAGCATGTCCTTGGACGGCTCACGCGTGGTGAGGCGCTGGAGCTTGAGCCCGGGCTCGCTGATCCAGCGCACCCAGGGCTTCGTCTCGTAATAGGCGCCGGCGAAGCGGATGATCTCGAAGGAGATGCCCGCGATCACGGGGATGAGCGCGAACCGGAGCGCGCGCGACTCCCACGTGTCGGGCCGCCCCAGGAAGGCGAACACGATGAAGCTCACGATCACGACCAGGAAGAGAAAGCTCGTGCCGCACCGCGGATGGAACCGGCTCATCGTCTGGGCGATGTCCGGAGTCAGCTCCTGCCCCGACTCCAGATTGTGGATCGTCTTGTGCTCGGCGCCATGGTACTGGAAGACGCGCTGCATCTCCCCCCAGAAGCCGATCGCGACGATGTAGATCATGAAGAAGACGAGGCGGATCGCGCCGTCGATCAGGTTGTAGAGGAGCGGATCGCGGACGCCGGTGAGGTCGGTCAGCTTGAGCGGGAGATAGAAGAAGATCCCGAACGCGAGGACGAACGAGATCAGGATCGTGAAGCCCATCCCAAGGCCTAGCTTCCCGTACCGCTTCGCTTCCTGGGGTTTGTCCTTGTCCGCCTCCACCGCGATGTCCGCGGAGAATGCGAGGGCCTCGACGCCGATCCGGAGCGACTCGACCAGCACGATCGCGCCGCGGAGAATGGGAAGGCCCAGGACGGGATAGCGCCGCGAGATCGACGTGTAGTCCCGGGACTGGATCTGGATGCTCCCGTCGGGAAGCCGCACCGCGGTGGCCACGCGCTTCGGCGAGCGCATCATGACCCCCTCGATGACGGCCTGGCCCCCGATCGGGGCGTAGCGGTCTGCCATCCGGTGGTTGGCGGTTCCGGTGCGACCCTACGCCGACGGAGCTTCGGCGGGCTTTTGCTGCTCCTTCATGCCGTACTTGCGGCGGAAGCGCTCGATGCGGCCGGCCGTGTCGACGAGCTTCTGCTTGCCGGTGAAGAACGGGTGGCACGCGGAGCAGATTTCCACGTGCAGCGCCTCCTTCACCGTCGCGCGCGTTTCGATCACGTTGCCGCAGGCGCAGATGATCTGCGTGTTGTAGTAGCCGGGGTGAATGCCCTTCTTCATGGGAGTGCTCCGTCTCCTTGGACCGGTCCTAGGTGTTCATCATCGCGAGGAACTTCTTGTTCGTCTTGGTCTGGCTCATCTTGCCGATCAAGAACTCCATCGCTTCCATGGGATTCAGCTCGTTCAGGAACTTGCGGAGGATCCAGACCTTGTTCAGCTCCTCGGCCGTCATGAGCAGCTCTTCCTTGCGCGTGCCCGAGCGATTGATGTCGATCGCCGGGAAGATGCGCTTGTCCGCGAGCTTCCGGTCGAGGATGACCTCCATGTTGCCCGTTCCCTTGAACTCCTCGAAGATCACGTCGTCCATGCGGCTTCCGGTCTCGATCAGGGCCGTGGCCATGATCGTGAGGCTGCCGCCGTTCTCGATGTTTCGCGCCGCGCCGAAGAAGCGCTTCGGCTTCTGGAGCGCGTTCGCGTCGACGCCGCCCGACAGGATCTTGCCCGAGTGCGGCACGACCGTGTTGTGGGCGCGCGCGAGACGCGTGATCGAGTCGAGCAGGATCACGACGTCCCGGTTGTGCTCCACGAGGCGCTTCGCCTTCTCGATCACCATGTCGGCGACCTGGACGTGGCGCTCCGCCGGCTCGTCGAACGTGGACGAGACCACCTCGCCCTTCACCGAGCGCTCCATGTCCGTGACCTCCTCCGGCCGCTCGTCGATCAGGAGCACGATGAGCATGACCTCGGGGTGATTCTCCGTGATGGAGTTCGCGATCTTCTGGAGGAGGACCGTCTTTCCGGCGCGCGGCGGCGACACGATCAGACCTCGCTGCCCCTTACCGATCGGGGTCAGGAGATCCATGATGCGCGTCGGCATGTCGTCGGCCTTCGCCTCGAGCCGCAGCTTCTCTTGCGGATAGAGCGGCGTGAGGTTGTCGAAGAGGATCTTGTCCTTCGCGACCTCCGGGCTCTCGAAGTTGACCGCCTCCACGCGGAGGAGCGCGAAGTACCGCTCGCCGTCCTTGGGAGGCCGGACCTGCCCGGAGACCGTGTCCCCGGTGCGCAGGTCGAATCGCTTGATCTGCGAGGGCGAGACGTAGATGTCGTCCGGCCCCGGCAGGTAGTTGTAGTCGGTGGAACGAAGGAAGCCGTATCCCTCGGAGAGGATCTCCAGGACCCCTTCCGCGAAGATCAGGCCGTTCTTCTCGGTCTGACCCTCGAGGATCTTGAAGATCAGCTCCTGCTTCCGGAGGCCGCTCGTGCCCTGGATGCCGAGCGAGTGCGCCAGCTCCATGAGCTCGGCGATGGTACGGCTCTTGAGCTGGAGGATGTCGAGGCCCTTGGGCGAACCCGTGGCGGGTGCCGGCGCGGGCGCGGGCGGTGTTTCCGTCTGCTCAGCCATTGCTTTTGGAGACTCCTCGATGATGGGGTCCGGCAGGGACGGCGCTTCAGCGCCGCGGCGACGAACCGAAGTTTGTGGGCGGGACATACGTCACAACCGAAACGCGGCCCTCAACGTGATGGGGAGATCCGGGAAAGAAGGGTTGGATCCGGTGTGGCTTGACTCGGAACCGCCGCACACTTCGCGGTCCGGGTGGGGTGCTGAGCGCTGCCGAGTCGCGCTCTCGATGCCCCCAGGTTGGTGCTCCAATCCAATCTATCGGCCGGCAGGGCCGTATGTCAAGGTCATTCTCGGGCGCGAGGACCGCGCCCGAGAACGACCCGGGAATCACATCTTGGCGGGTGGGAACGACGCTTGTGAGAACACCTGGCCTTCGAGGAACGTGATCGACTTCCCCTTGGTCCAGTAGAACCAGCTCTCGAGAGTCTTGTCTCCGTCCATGTAGGTGCGGACCTCTTCCGGATAGCCCTCCGCGGCCTTGGTCTTGTCGAGCTGGTGTCCCTTCGGCAGCCGGTTGCCCGCCGAATCCACCCACGTCTTGAGCTGGGAGCCGGTCCGCGGCTTCCCTTCGCTCAGGGCCTTGTAGATCGTGTACTCCGAGACGGACTCCGCCTTCTTGTTCAGCTTGTTGTACGCGTGGAAGAGGATCTGGTGCGCGTCGGCCTCCTTCGGATTCAGCTCCACCGTCCTCTTCATGGCGGCGACCGAGCCCTCGAAGTCGCCCAGCTGGAACTTGGTCTGACCCGCCACGAGCCAGAGATCCTTGCTGTTCGGGAACGCCTGCGTCCCCTTCGTGAGGATCTCGTCCGCGCGCTTGTAGTTCTCTAGATTGACCTGGATGATCGCGGCGTTGTAGAGCGCGTTCTCCTTCATCGCCGCTCCGGCGGAGTCGGCGGGAGCGTTCTCGTACACGGCCATGTAGGCCACGCCCGCGCTGTCGTAGTAGGCGGACTGCTGCGGGCCCTTCTGCTCCTTGCGCGCCAGGTTCTGGAACGCGTCGGCGATCAGGGACAGGTACTGCACCCTGCCCGCCTCGTCGTACGACATCGCCGCCCGGTACGCCGGAATCGACTCGGCGAACTTCTCGCCCTTGAAGAGCCGGTTGCCGCGGCCCATCGCGGCCACCCGCAGGTTCTGCGTGAGGTCCTTGTCTCCGGGCTTGATCGCGAGGCCCTTCTGCGCCGCGCGGATCGCGTCGTCGGTGCGGCCCAGCACCTCGTACACGTAGCTCAGGTTCTTGTAGATGTCGGCCGAGGTCGGGTCGATCAGCATCGCCAGCTCGAAGTTGTACGCGGCCTCCGCGAGCGCGGACGCGCCGGTGTAGAGCGGGTAGACCGTCGTGTCGGTGGCGGCCGTCTTCGGATCCTGCGCGCCCTGGAACGGCCGGTACTCCACCTGGAGCGGCGCGTCGCCGCCCGGCGCGAAGTGGTACACGGTCTTCTGCTCCGGGTAGTACCAGAACTCGTGGGCCTTGCCGTTCTCGGTGAAGCGCGCGAAGTCCTTGGGCTCTCCGCGCTCCTTCGCGACGCCGGCCTGCGGCGAGGCCTCATCCGTGGTACGGCTGTCGTCCTGGGCGACCTTGCCGGCGCGCTGGAGGGCCTTCACGCCCGAGTTGAAGAGATCGATGTACTTGGCGCGCCGGTTGTTCTGCATCTCCTCGACGCGCTTCTTGTCGTTCTTCTTCTCTGCGACCTGGATGCCGAGCTGATAGACGGCTCCCGCCGACGCGAACTGGCGGAGCTCGCCGCGCGCGAACCCGAGAAGGGCATACGCCTGCGCGTTTTCGGGCTCCTCTTTCCGGGCGCACTCGAGCTGCCACGCGGCCTTGTCGTAGACCTTCTGCTGCACGTAGACCTTGCCGCTCGTGAAACAGATCCCCGCCATGGCGGGCGGAGCGGTCATGAGAACGCTCAGGCCGGCGGCGAGGACGCCCCCGAACCGAACGCGTTTGGGGCCGAGGCTCATCGTGGGTACCTCCATCGGGATTCCGGAAATGGCGCGGGTATCCATAATACCCGCCGGCAGGCTGGTCCGTTCCGCTTCCCTTGAATTGAAAGGGTCCGCCCGGAGCCTGTCAAGCCCCTTGCCGAAAACCTGCTCCGCAATCTAAGTATCTGGAAAAACGATGCTTACAGGAGCTGGCGAGGGTCGACGTCCACCGCCACGTGAAGGCCGGGGAGCTTGAGCGCCCGGACCTTGGGGAGCGCCTCCTCGATCCTGGCCCG
It encodes:
- the prmC gene encoding peptide chain release factor N(5)-glutamine methyltransferase, translated to MTRAEALERLRTRLRAAGIQPANQEAEWLLAHALETSVSALWKDKTALLDPTQEDALEALTRRRERREPLQLILGEMPFHHVTLQVEPGVFIPRPETEELVEAVLEALGGDVVDRGRAPDPRRLLDLGTGTGAIAIALLHALPGWQGVAVDRSPLAVALAARNAHRNGVGERLRTMIGDFTSPASAPWEPDGPFDLVVSNPPYIRRGDIPGLMPEVRDHDPVEALDGGPDGLDALRQLAARLTAWLRPGGHLALEIGADQADTVLGILSPHIQDARILPDRAGFPRIAIGIQRSGDA
- the prfA gene encoding peptide chain release factor 1 produces the protein MREALEKAKSRFEELTNQLADPAIVSNPAELKRVSKERSSLESLVTAARRYDDVLHRIAEDTAIVRTEKDAELVAMAKAEIEELEQERAKLEQELPRLLLPPDPLDHKNVIVEIRAGTGGEEAALFAAEILRLYMKYAERHGWRAELLSTSEAGGGGMKEAVVSISGEGAYSRFKYESGVHRVQRVPETEASGRIHTSAVTVAVLPEAEEIDVEIKPSDLSIDVFRSSGPGGQSVNTADSAVRIRHLPTGIVVQCQDERSQLKNKAKALKVLRARLLDMEIQEQERKMAATRKSMVSSGDRSAKIRTYNFPQGRVTDHRIGLTLYRLGDVLEGDIDELIDGLFNAEQAERLAASGASA
- a CDS encoding DUF1385 domain-containing protein — translated: MADRYAPIGGQAVIEGVMMRSPKRVATAVRLPDGSIQIQSRDYTSISRRYPVLGLPILRGAIVLVESLRIGVEALAFSADIAVEADKDKPQEAKRYGKLGLGMGFTILISFVLAFGIFFYLPLKLTDLTGVRDPLLYNLIDGAIRLVFFMIYIVAIGFWGEMQRVFQYHGAEHKTIHNLESGQELTPDIAQTMSRFHPRCGTSFLFLVVIVSFIVFAFLGRPDTWESRALRFALIPVIAGISFEIIRFAGAYYETKPWVRWISEPGLKLQRLTTREPSKDMLEVAIAALRAVL
- the rpmE gene encoding 50S ribosomal protein L31 encodes the protein MKKGIHPGYYNTQIICACGNVIETRATVKEALHVEICSACHPFFTGKQKLVDTAGRIERFRRKYGMKEQQKPAEAPSA
- the rho gene encoding transcription termination factor Rho, with the protein product MAEQTETPPAPAPAPATGSPKGLDILQLKSRTIAELMELAHSLGIQGTSGLRKQELIFKILEGQTEKNGLIFAEGVLEILSEGYGFLRSTDYNYLPGPDDIYVSPSQIKRFDLRTGDTVSGQVRPPKDGERYFALLRVEAVNFESPEVAKDKILFDNLTPLYPQEKLRLEAKADDMPTRIMDLLTPIGKGQRGLIVSPPRAGKTVLLQKIANSITENHPEVMLIVLLIDERPEEVTDMERSVKGEVVSSTFDEPAERHVQVADMVIEKAKRLVEHNRDVVILLDSITRLARAHNTVVPHSGKILSGGVDANALQKPKRFFGAARNIENGGSLTIMATALIETGSRMDDVIFEEFKGTGNMEVILDRKLADKRIFPAIDINRSGTRKEELLMTAEELNKVWILRKFLNELNPMEAMEFLIGKMSQTKTNKKFLAMMNT